From Mycobacterium lacus, one genomic window encodes:
- a CDS encoding (deoxy)nucleoside triphosphate pyrophosphohydrolase, translating into MADQIVVAGAVICGATVLVAQRVRPPELAGRWELPGGKVSPGETERAALARELAEELGLEVGDVAVGDRLGGDISLNADTTLRAYRVRLIRGEPHARDHRALRWVSAAELHALDWVPADRGWLADLTRAVT; encoded by the coding sequence ATGGCCGACCAGATCGTCGTCGCCGGTGCCGTCATCTGCGGCGCCACGGTCCTGGTGGCGCAACGGGTTCGGCCACCGGAGTTGGCGGGCCGCTGGGAACTACCAGGCGGCAAGGTCTCGCCCGGCGAAACCGAGCGCGCCGCGCTGGCCCGCGAACTGGCCGAGGAACTGGGCCTCGAGGTTGGTGACGTCGCAGTGGGTGACCGTCTGGGCGGCGATATTTCGCTGAATGCCGACACGACGCTGCGCGCGTACCGCGTGCGCCTGATTCGCGGCGAACCGCACGCGCGCGACCACCGAGCGTTGCGCTGGGTGAGCGCGGCTGAACTGCACGCGCTCGACTGGGTGCCGGCCGACCGCGGCTGGCTTGCCGACCTGACTCGGGCCGTTACCTGA